The proteins below come from a single Drosophila teissieri strain GT53w chromosome 3L, Prin_Dtei_1.1, whole genome shotgun sequence genomic window:
- the LOC122618328 gene encoding arginine-glutamic acid dipeptide repeats protein isoform X15 yields the protein MSIFPIDKETDERELEESRWSPGVVADGDLLMFLRAARSMAAFQGMCDGGLEDGCLAASRDDTTINALDVLHDSGYDPGKALQALVKCPVSKGIDKKWTEDETKKFIKGLRQFGKNFFRIHKDLLPHKDTPELVEFYYLWKKTPGANNNRPHRRRRQSALRRNRVTRANNSNSNTPPKKEDTPEPQTATTATAAATAASETASRSSPAVSKEENSSLTEDDASECDSDSSLTHKRDESPSRMRTRNKQQNNNNSSTSSGNNTAGNGGGNATSISSGSTGGGAAGGNSSSKDQSANAVANGKRPKRGSETPDVSGGASVDSPKTPTKAVAESSANKRKGGKQDTPNKKKRTEQESNEPSAHEENAVKEKRKRPDSPVESMNSDSRPDSVLDDGESNTTDTTTAEQQSTKDSKDTVSCKEEREMVTNDLEAKAEEKAIKAEALAEDSKDSAIKNMDEETNIQAPISAETSLVDGPNPNALPSPVAAPITMKVPTIATVEALNASVDRKEAIEKMESCDSDPEMLKKLATIKQEVSPQQQQHLQQPSQQQMQQQLAPVGLQPPPSCPPSESVYIKKEPMEDSMDATCNQNSNEPQDLKVKIEIKNEDALKHSVGGMPPSGPCAPPSALHPLSGAPVESGQEPLHLQHMPHGPVPTQPPPGYLIDGQLKYGPPGQGVPPQPPQLHSDAAGGVSGAPPGAPTTPQKYPPEMEMKFAPQDLKYPPPPPLDALKYSQEMQAAAAAAAAAGKYDMKYMIEQQGKYNVELSAAHQPPSKPGYQDSLKIPDIKPGFGHMPHTVSSPMDAAHKYGPPPTSQESQQQQPQPSAHQVPPGATPPPGIAMPKPHYQHDVQTPPLGRPFEPTGLMLKYGDPLAAKYGPPQDLKYPMPPVSQAGPADIKPYGGENLIKSSPYGPPPESPIDASARSTPGQDSQGSNSNSQPPSMPPQPQQFQSPHPSPHMPSPAGGGLPPGMHPQNLIHGPPPGAAGGSGPQPPPPPTSLHQPTPTSAGPPSLQHGLHPGHQHSQLSAATSLPPSSIGIPPTLSTMAPSHMHPHLHPHAHLQGLHRPHDLPPSMHPHAPMPLSLQGHPQHGHGLPPSHPSQQQQQQQQQQTGGPAGTVRTPSPAQQPPRSLHDPQSSREPPTSQPSTTMAGSSGPGGPPPQQSPHAHRTSPLPGLAGSGPPPPGLIGHPMAIHPHLAHLPPGHPAHAALAHPGHHLLSHSIAGLGPGGGPIALLAGPGGLGGIPESALSRRPPPSPLPHSHASSAPLTAHSVASMTSTSMSLTTSTVPSSAFSRASPSVQISSSGGGPSGPGSVGPGGLPNSSAAAAAAAAAHRAASPASSVSSLSRQSPLHPVPQSPLSHHPSSSALSAAAAAVAERDRHALMRQQSPHMTPPPVSNASLMASPLSKMYAPQPGQRGLGTSPPPHLRPGASPPVIRHPQMPLPLPLIAPGGGIPQIGVHPGQSPYPHPLLHPSVFYSPHHHPFNSPYGYAPYGPGFPAYMKPPPQPGQLDPAAVMAAHHAGLQGPPTQQMRQDEQNAAAAAAAAAAEKQHQAAAAAAAQQHKAPQQQPPGGMPPNKPPTPKTPQGPGGGMPPGMGGPGTPTGLPPGAYPGSHMPGYPQGPPHGSPFAPQDGQPHGLKPTSHMDALRAHAHSANSAGMGGGHHPTEPLPIDIEPDPEPEIPSPTHNIPRGPSPEAKPDDTECHRSQSAIFVRHIDRGDYNSCTRTDLIFKPVADSKLARKREERDRKLAEKERERRQQQQQQQQQQQQQQAAAAQQAAQQAKMKAELKPPYADTPALRQLSEYARPHVAFSPVEQMVPYHHPMGPMYRERELEEIKNAQAAAASQSRLDPHWMEYYRRGIHPSQFPLYANPAISQMERERLGIPPPHHVGLDPGEHMVRMIRLTREYHAHSHTHLHLPLHPQPQPPEAGFQLPPNVGQYPRPNMLIPREPHSDVLLRMSYADQLQYLQAAEFQRQSLHDQYFRQRPR from the exons ATGTCTAT CTTCCCCATCGACAAGGAAACCGATGAACGTGAACTAGAGGAATCAAGATGGAGTCCAGGCGTTGTGGCCGATGGCGACTTGTTAATGTTCTTGCGTGCGGCTCGCTCCATGGCTGCATTTCAAGGAATGTGTGATGGTGGTTTAGAAGACGGTTGTTTGGCTGCCAGTCGCGACGACACTACAATAAACGCACTCGACGTG CTCCACGATTCTGGTTACGATCCAGGCAAAGCTCTACAAGCGCTCGTAAAGTGCCCCGTTTCGAAGGGCATCGACAAGAAGTGGACCGAGGACGAAACAAAGAAATTCATCAAGGGTCTGCGTCAGTTTGGGAAGAACTTCTTCCGCATCCATAAGGACCTGCTGCCGCACAAGGACACGCCAGAGCTGGTCGAGTTCTACTATCTGTGGAAGAAGACGCCCGGCGCGAACAACAATCGGCCACACAGGCGACGCCGCCAGAGCGCCCTGCGACGCAACCGTGTCACGCGGGcgaacaacagcaacagcaacactcCTCCGAAGAAGGAGGACACTCCCGAACCACAAACTgcgacgacggcgacggcggcggcaacCGCGGCGTCCGAGACGGCGAGTCGCTCCTCGCCCGCTGTCTCCAAGGAGGAGAACAGCTCGCTCACCGAGGACGACGCCAGCGAGTGCGACAGTGATTCGAGTCTGACCCACAAAAGGGATGAATCACCCTCAAGGATGAGGACGCGTAACAAGCaacagaacaacaacaacagcagcaccagcagcggTAACAACACGGCCGGAAACGGTGGCGGTAACGCCACATCCATAAGCAGCGGATCAACCGGCGGCGGTGCCGCTGGCGGCAACAGTTCGTCTAAGGATCAATCAGCCAACGCCGTGGCTAATGGCAAGCGACCCAAGAGGGGCTCCGAAACACCGGATGTTTCCGGCGGAGCCTCGGTCGATAGTCCCAAGACACCGACGAAGGCTGTGGCCGAGAGTTCGGCCAATAAGCGCAAGGGTGGCAAGCAGGATACGCCCAACAAAAAGAAGCGAACGGAGCAGGAGTCCAACGAGCCAAGCGCTCACGAGGAGAATGCCGTCAAAGAGAAGCGCAAGAGACCGGACAGCCCGGTTGAGAGCATGAACTCGGATAGCCGGCCGGATTCCGTGCTCGACGATGGGGAATCTAATACCACGGACACCACCACCGCCGAGCAGCAGTCGACAAAGGACAGCAAGGATACGGTCAGCTGCAAGGAGGAGCGTGAAATGGTCACCAACGATCTGGAGGCCAAGGCCGAGGAGAAGGCCATCAAGGCAGAGGCTTTGGCGGAGGACAGCAAGGATAGCGCCATCAAGAACATGGACGAGGAGACAAACATCCAGGCGCCTATCAGTGCAGAGACAAGTTTGGTGGATGGTCCAAATCCCAATGCCTTGCCCAGTCCAGTGGCCGCACCAATCACTATGAAGGTGCCCACAATTGCCACAGTTGAGGCGCTGAACGCGTCCGTGGATCGCAAGGAGGCCATCGAGAAGATGGAGTCGTGCGACAGCGATCCGGAGATGCTTAAAAAACTGGCAACCATTAAGCAGGAAGTAtctccgcagcagcagcagcatttgcaaCAGCCATcacagcagcagatgcagcagcaactcgcACCTGTTGGCTTACAGCCGCCTCCGTCTTGCCCGCCTTCAGAATCAGTCTATATCAAAAAGGAACCCATGGAGGACTCGATGGACGCCACCTGCAATCAGAACAGCAACGAACCGCAGGACCTGAAGGTGAAGATCGAGATTAAAAACGAGGATGCATTAAAGCACAGTGTCGGAGGTATGCCGCCTTCTGGACCCTGTGCACCGCCTTCGGCTCTACATCCACTCTCCGGAGCTCCGGTAGAGAGCGGCCAGGAGCCACTGCACCTGCAACACATGCCTCATGGACCGGTGCCAACGCAACCGCCTCCTGGCTATCTAATTGATGGCCAGCTAAAGTATGGACCACCGGGACAAGGCGTGCCTCCACAGCCTCCACAACTGCACAGCGATGCGGCTGGAGGAGTCAGTGGAGCACCGCCTGGAGCCCCGACCACGCCGCAGAAGTATCCGCCCGAGATGGAGATGAAGTTTGCTCCTCAGGATCTCAAGTATCCCCCACCGCCGCCCCTAGATGCACTCAAGTACAGCCAGGAGATGCaagctgcggcggcggcagcggctgcagctgGCAAGTACGATATGAAGTACATGATAGAGCAGCAGGGCAAGTACAACGTGGAGTTGTCAGCTGCCCATCAGCCGCCAAGCAAGCCAGGCTACCAGGATTCGCTAAAGATACCCGATATCAAGCCTGGTTTCGGCCACATGCCGCACACCGTGAGCTCACCGATGGACGCCGCCCATAAATACGGACCGCCTCCAACGTCGCAAGAgtcccagcaacagcagccccAGCCGTCGGCACATCAGGTACCGCCGGGAGCAACTCCACCACCTGGTATCGCCATGCCCAAGCCGCACTACCAACACGATGTGCAAACACCACCGTTGGGACGGCCCTTCGAGCCGACCGGACTTATGCTCAAGTATGGCGATCCATTGGCAGCCAAATACGGCCCGCCTCAGGATCTCAAGTACCCGATGCCGCCGGTCTCTCAGGCGGGACCAGCGGACATAAAGCCCTATGGCGGCGAGAATCTAATCAAGTCCTCACCGTACGGACCGCCGCCGGAGAGTCCTATTGATGCCTCAGCGCGCTCTACACCTGGTCAGGATAGCCagggcagcaacagcaattcACAGCCGCCCTCAATGCCCCCGCAACCCCAGCAGTTCCAGTCGCCGCATCCCTCGCCGCATATGCCTTCGCCAGCAGGTGGTGGGCTACCACCGGGAATGCATCCGCAAAATCTCATCCACGGCCCGCCACCAGGTGCAGCGGGCGGTAGTGGCCCCCAgccgcctccgccgcccaCATCGCTGCATCAGCCCACGCCCACGTCTGCAGGTCCACCCAGTCTGCAACATGGACTACATCCTGGCCACCAGCACTCACAGCTGTCTGCGGCTACATCGCTACCGCCGAGCTCGATTGGAATTCCTCCCACGCTCTCGACTATGGCGCCCTCGCACATGCACCCGCACCTTCATCCACATGCGCATCTGCAGGGTCTCCATCGGCCGCACGATCTGCCGCCCAGTATGCATCCACATGCTCCCATGCCGCTGTCGTTGCAGGGACATCCGCAGCACGGACATGGATTGCCGCCCTCGCATCCTtctcagcaacagcagcaacaacaacaacaacagaccGGCGGACCAGCTGGCACAGTGCGAACTCCGTCACCTGCCCAGCAGCCGCCGAGATCCCTGCACGATCCGCAATCGTCTCGAGAGCCGCCCACCTCGCAGCCCTCGACCACAATGGCAGGATCGAGTGGTCCAGGTGGACCACCGCCGCAACAGTCGCCGCACGCGCATCGAACATCGCCGTTGCCAGGACTCGCGGGAAGTGGACCTCCACCACCGGGACTCATCGGTCATCCGATGGCCATACACCCGCACCTGGCCCACTTGCCGCCCGGACATCCTGCACACGCAGCGCTCGCTCATCCTGGACACCATCTGCTGTCGCACTCGATAGCGGGCTTGGGACCTGGCGGTGGACCGATCGCGCTGCTGGCCGGTCCCGGCGGGCTTGGAGGTATTCCAGAGTCCGCTCTAAGTCGCCGCCCCCCGCCCTCACCCCTGCCACACTCGCATGCCTCTTCGGCCCCACTGACGGCCCATTCGGTGGCCAGTATGACGTCCACCAGTATGTCGCTGACCACCAGCACGGTGCCATCATCTGCCTTTAGCCGCGCCAGTCCCAGCGTACAGATCTCGAGCAGCGGGGGTGGTCCTTCAGGCCCCGGAAGCGTTGGACCTGGTGGATTGCCAAACTCttcggcagcggcagcagctgcggcagctgctCATCGTGCAGCGTCCCCGGCCTCCAGCGTCAGCAGCCTGAGTCGGCAGAGTCCGCTGCATCCGGTGCCGCAGTCGCCGCTCAGCCATCATCCGTCGTCCTCTGCGTTATCTGCCGCGGCAGCTGCCGTGGCGGAACGGGATCGACATGCGCTGATGCGTCAGCAATCGCCACATATGACTCCACCCCCGGTGTCCAATGCCTCTTTAATGGCAAGTCCCCTGAGCAAAATGTACGCTCCTCAGCCGGGTCAGAGGGGCTTGGGAACATCACCGCCACCGCACTTGCGGCCTGGAGCATCACCGCCGGTCATTCGCCACCCGCAGATGCCTCTGCCGTTGCCATTGATTGCGCCTGGCGGAGGAATACCGCAGATTGGAGTGCATCCGGGTCAGTCACCGTATCCGCACCCGCTACTGCATCCCTCGGTATTTTACTCGCCGCACCACCATCCCTTCAATTCGCCATACGGCTATGCGCCCTATGGTCCTGGATTCCCGGCGTACATGAAGCCGCCACCACAGCCGGGACAGCTTGATCCGGCAGCCGTGATGGCGGCCCACCATGCTGGATTGCAAGGACCGCCGACACAGCAGATGCGCCAGGACGAGCAGAATGCAgcggccgccgctgcagcagcagctgctgagAAACAACACCAagcggctgcagcagcggcagcacaGCAGCACAAGGCGCCCCAACAACAACCGCCCGGCGGAATGCCACCCAACAAACCGCCGACGCCAAAGACGCCACAGGGTCCAGGCGGTGGAATGCCCCCTGGAATGGGTGGACCGGGAACACCGACGGGACTACCGCCCGGTGCTTATCCAGGCAGCCATATGCCGGGATATCCACAAGGACCGCCACATGGATCACCCTTTGCGCCGCAAGATGGTCAGCCTCACGGACTAAAGCCCACATCGCACATGGACGCCCTGCGAGCCCATGCGCACTCAGCCAACTCGGCGGGAATGGGTGGAGGACACCATCCTACGGAGCCAT TGCCCATTGATATTGAACCGGATCCAGAGCCAGAAATTCCCAGTCCAACGCACAACATACCACGTGGTCCAAGTCCCGAAGCAAAACCGGACGACACCGAATGCCATCGCTCTCAGTCTGCCAT ATTTGTGCGTCACATCGATCGCGGGGATTACAATTCATGCACGAGAACAGATTTGATCTTCAAGCCGGTGGCCGACTCAAAGTTGGCCCGCAAGCGAGAAGAACGCGACCGCAAGCTGGCCGAAAAGGAGCGTGAGCGGCGACAG cagcagcagcaacaacaacagcagcagcaacaacagcaagcagCTGCGGCGCAACAGGCGGCACAGCAAGCCAAGATGAAGGCGGAGCTAAAGCCTCCATATGCGGATACACCGGCACTGCGTCAACTGTCTGAGTATGCTCGTCCCCACGTCGCCTTCAG TCCTGTTGAGCAGATGGTGCCATATCATCATCCAATGGGCCCCATGTACAGAGAGAG GGAACTGGAGGAGATCAAAAACGCACAAGCTGCTGCGGCGAGTCAATCCAGACTAGACCCGCACTGGATGGAGTACTATCGACG CGGCATTCACCCCTCGCAGTTCCCACTGTATGCGAATCCGGCGATATCGCAGATGGAGAGGGAGCGTCTGGGAATTCCACCTCCGCACCATGTGGGGTTGGACCCGGGCGAGCACATGGTGCGTATG ATACGATTGACGAGAGAATATCATGCACACTCTCATACTCATTTACATTTGCCTTTGCATCCACAGCCGCAACCACCGGAGGCCGGTTTCCAACTGCCAC CGAATGTTGGCCAGTATCCGCGGCCAAATATGCTTATACCTAGGGAGCCGCACTCGGATGTCCTGCTACGCATGTCCTATGCCGACCAACTACAG taTTTACAGGCCGCCGAGTTCCAGCGACAGTCCCTGCACGATCAGTACTTTAG ACAACGGCCCAGATAA